In Microbacterium galbinum, a single window of DNA contains:
- a CDS encoding DUF4097 family beta strand repeat-containing protein, translating to MTEKWLIAPGEERVIDIESVTRLKVGLVGGQVDVIAHDEPGIRIEVHGVTTKDLRIESHDGEVEIDHPQLGWDNFLEVFRNFGSGGPRAEVSVAVPRSIALNLGVVSAGALVSGIRNDARLSTVSGDLIVDTLIGDLTVNTVSGDVQVRGLTGSINANSVSGDVAVTGVVRKATVDIVSGSTTVDAAGDVNTISVNSVSGGTTVRLDESLAANYVIRSLSGRLLIDGIERSSSGPSNYTGTKGELAGRFVDLRVNSVSGGVTVLRRTPESITNDAEWEEEA from the coding sequence ATGACCGAGAAGTGGCTCATCGCCCCCGGCGAAGAACGCGTCATCGACATCGAATCCGTGACGCGCCTCAAGGTCGGCCTCGTCGGCGGACAGGTCGACGTGATCGCGCACGACGAACCCGGCATCCGCATCGAGGTCCACGGCGTCACCACCAAGGACCTCCGCATCGAATCCCACGACGGCGAGGTCGAGATCGACCACCCGCAGCTCGGCTGGGACAACTTCCTCGAGGTGTTCCGCAACTTCGGCAGCGGCGGTCCTCGCGCCGAGGTGAGCGTGGCCGTGCCCCGCTCGATCGCGCTGAACCTCGGCGTCGTCAGCGCCGGCGCCCTCGTCTCCGGCATCCGCAATGATGCTCGCCTCAGCACCGTCTCGGGCGACCTCATCGTCGACACCCTGATCGGCGACCTCACCGTCAACACCGTCTCGGGCGACGTGCAGGTGCGCGGTCTCACCGGCTCGATCAACGCGAACAGCGTGTCGGGCGACGTGGCCGTCACCGGCGTCGTGCGCAAGGCGACCGTCGACATCGTCTCGGGCTCGACGACCGTCGACGCCGCCGGTGATGTGAACACCATCTCGGTGAACTCGGTCTCGGGCGGCACCACGGTGCGCCTCGACGAGTCGCTCGCCGCGAACTACGTCATCCGTTCGCTCAGCGGCCGCCTGCTCATCGACGGCATCGAGCGCAGCTCCTCGGGGCCGAGCAACTACACCGGCACCAAGGGCGAGCTCGCCGGGCGCTTCGTCGATCTGCGGGTGAACTCCGTCTCGGGCGGCGTCACGGTTCTGCGCCGCACCCCCGAGTCGATCACGAACGACGCGGAATGGGAGGAAGAGGCATGA
- a CDS encoding PadR family transcriptional regulator: MTPAVFSHGDLRLYLLSLLAESPQHGYGIIQALTDRTGGTYTPSAGTIYPRLAKLEEEGLVTKTVDGRTTIYAITDEGRAELASRENDLAGIESGLADSVRLIANEVRQSVQDAMKTLRADLASAAHDERQSAKSRPRSASDDTRVTSREEMHRADAVINAFRARIRTDLRTHVAQGGALPANVVTDLENALDAAARAVTVGISTTR; this comes from the coding sequence ATGACCCCCGCCGTCTTCTCGCACGGCGACCTGCGCCTGTACCTGCTGTCGCTGCTCGCCGAGTCACCGCAGCACGGCTACGGCATCATCCAGGCGCTCACCGATCGCACCGGCGGCACCTACACCCCGAGCGCCGGCACCATCTACCCGCGCCTCGCGAAGCTCGAGGAAGAGGGGCTCGTCACCAAGACGGTCGACGGGCGCACCACGATCTACGCGATCACCGACGAGGGCCGCGCCGAACTCGCCTCCCGCGAGAACGACCTGGCCGGGATCGAGTCCGGGCTCGCCGACTCGGTGCGCCTCATCGCCAACGAGGTGCGTCAGAGCGTGCAGGACGCGATGAAGACCCTCCGCGCCGACCTCGCCTCGGCCGCGCACGACGAACGCCAGTCGGCGAAGAGCCGCCCGCGCTCGGCATCCGATGACACTCGGGTGACGAGCCGCGAGGAGATGCACCGGGCGGATGCCGTGATCAACGCGTTCCGTGCACGCATCCGCACCGATCTGCGCACGCACGTGGCGCAGGGCGGCGCGCTCCCCGCGAACGTCGTGACCGATCTCGAGAACGCCCTCGACGCCGCCGCCCGCGCGGTGACGGTCGGCATCTCGACGACCCGCTAG
- a CDS encoding CatA-like O-acetyltransferase, with protein sequence MSTLRPIDVDSWPRAEHFRHYSTAVPCSYALTVELDATRLTAAIRNAARKTYPTQIWALADAVNRHEQFRMGLTADGAPGIWDVVHPAFTVFNPERETFASVWTPYDPDFATFQEHAVDLLSTHRSATEMFPQSDTPPNTFDVSSLPWTTFTAFSLQIKDAGTHLPPIFTLGRYVERAGQVIQPLAIQIHHAAADGFHTGRLVDDLQRLFDDPSWVG encoded by the coding sequence ATGAGCACTCTCCGCCCGATCGATGTCGATTCGTGGCCGCGCGCCGAGCACTTCCGGCACTACTCCACCGCCGTGCCGTGCAGCTACGCCCTCACGGTCGAGCTCGATGCGACGCGGCTCACGGCGGCGATCCGCAACGCCGCGCGCAAGACATATCCGACACAGATCTGGGCCCTTGCTGATGCGGTCAACCGTCACGAGCAGTTCCGGATGGGCCTGACCGCCGACGGCGCACCCGGCATCTGGGACGTCGTGCACCCTGCGTTCACCGTGTTCAACCCCGAACGCGAGACGTTCGCGAGCGTGTGGACGCCGTACGATCCCGACTTCGCGACCTTCCAAGAGCACGCCGTCGACCTCCTGAGCACGCACCGCTCAGCGACGGAGATGTTCCCGCAGTCCGATACGCCGCCCAACACCTTCGACGTCTCGAGCCTGCCGTGGACGACGTTCACCGCGTTCTCACTGCAGATCAAGGATGCCGGGACGCATCTCCCGCCCATCTTCACCCTCGGCCGCTACGTCGAGCGCGCGGGCCAAGTGATCCAGCCCCTCGCGATCCAGATCCACCACGCCGCAGCGGACGGCTTCCACACCGGCCGCCTCGTCGATGACCTCCAGCGGCTGTTCGACGACCCGAGCTGGGTCGGCTGA
- a CDS encoding universal stress protein gives MTENTSTPSDEAAQNAALQKAVIVGVQPHQDGRVVDEAVRYARLLGVPLVVAHVDVTRFVTYEDPDGYVHSAPIDINFDAGAAEFEAVQAAVAPALDASGITWTARQLVGDPALAIKQLAHKLDAQLIVIGTRKRGIGESIREFFTGSVAARLAHRQHRSILVVPLGDLVPDSQKEIWPEAAE, from the coding sequence ATGACCGAGAACACCTCCACTCCGTCCGACGAGGCCGCACAGAACGCGGCTCTGCAGAAGGCCGTGATCGTCGGAGTGCAGCCCCATCAAGACGGCCGCGTGGTCGACGAGGCCGTGCGCTACGCCCGACTACTCGGTGTGCCCCTCGTGGTCGCCCACGTCGACGTGACGCGTTTCGTCACCTACGAGGACCCCGACGGCTACGTGCACTCGGCCCCCATCGACATCAACTTCGACGCCGGTGCGGCCGAATTCGAGGCCGTGCAGGCGGCGGTCGCCCCGGCCCTCGACGCCTCGGGCATCACCTGGACCGCCCGTCAGCTCGTCGGCGACCCGGCGCTCGCGATCAAGCAGCTGGCGCACAAGCTCGACGCTCAGTTGATCGTGATCGGCACCCGCAAGCGGGGCATCGGCGAGAGCATCCGAGAATTCTTCACCGGATCGGTCGCCGCTCGCCTGGCGCATCGCCAGCACCGGTCGATCCTCGTCGTGCCGCTCGGCGACCTCGTGCCCGACTCCCAGAAGGAGATCTGGCCGGAGGCGGCGGAGTAG